One window of the Sebastes umbrosus isolate fSebUmb1 chromosome 1, fSebUmb1.pri, whole genome shotgun sequence genome contains the following:
- the myog gene encoding myogenin, whose amino-acid sequence MELFETNPYFFPDQRFYEGGDNYFPSRLPGGYDQSSYQDRNSMMGLCGSLSGGVGVGVTGTEDKASPSSMSPHSEPHCPGQCLPWACKLCKRKTVTMDRRRAATMREKRRLKKVNEAFDALKRSTLMNPNQRLPKVEILRSAIQYIERLQALVSSLNQQDTETGQQGLHYRPSTAQPRVSSSEPSSGSTCCSSPEWSSTPEQCTQSYSSEDLLSASDSPEQGNMRALTSIVEGITAAAGGAVAFPVDISK is encoded by the exons ATGGAGCTTTTTGAGACCAACCCTTACTTCTTCCCTGACCAGCGCTTCTACGAGGGAGGGGACAACTACTTCCCCTCTCGCCTGCCTGGGGGGTACGACCAATCCTCCTACCAGGATAGGAACTCCATGATGGGGTTGTGTGGGAGCCTGTCCGGGGGTGTTGGAGTCGGGGTGACGGGAACAGAGGACAAAGCCTCTCCATCCAGCATGTCACCTCACTCCGAGCCCCACTGCCCGGGTCAGTGCCTGCCCTGGGCCTGCAAGCTGTGCAAAAGGAAGACGGTTACCATGGACCGTCGAAGGGCGGCCACAATGAGGGAGAAGAGGCGTCTGAAGAAGGTGAACGAGGCCTTTGATGCTCTGAAGAGGAGCACCCTGATGAACCCGAACCAGCGGCTGCCCAAGGTGGAGATCTTGCGGAGTGCCATTCAGTATATCGAAAGGCTGCAGGCCCTTGTGTCTTCCCTCAACCAGCAGGACACTGAGACGGGACAGCAGGGACTGCACTACCGACCCAGCACAGCCCAACCCAGA gTGTCGTCAAGTGAGCCCAGTTCAGGCAGCACCTGCTGCAGTAGCCCGGAGTGGAGCAGCACCCCGGAGCAATGCACGCAGAGCTACAGCAGCGAGG ATCTCCTGAGCGCTTCCGACTCTCCGGAGCAGGGGAACATGCGAGCCCTGACCTCCATCGTGGAAGgcatcactgcagcagcaggcggAGCCGTGGCCTTTCCTGTGGACATTTCCAAATAG